A genomic region of uncultured Fretibacterium sp. contains the following coding sequences:
- a CDS encoding prepilin-type N-terminal cleavage/methylation domain-containing protein, whose amino-acid sequence MRRRAFTLTEVLIALIIVGIVGGSIFVALYSFFESYGHTEDYATAREEIEGAFQDLSLTFSNVGMGMPNNRDDEGSFAVAFSENDNAPKASVMSLMGEKGAAWGGPVTVAAGELPGKAVKTLDGGYYSGSELYYAWAIPTGVLVSSDFGKRMRKPGTLSTLENYNVLSDDRGYWSGDSLHLKMIGGGAVPVSADGWIVFPSFGAPLWVRANTAGHTAVSVAPGAHKKKVLLGGVLYGLEEVHRVRAARLRVASGDLIQELYETPPQDRPSRVRVLARNIVGAWFRFNPKDRILTFSLAARGLNVTLAERASGVRPRGWPAGAPEIREGRNHRILVESMTWRIRN is encoded by the coding sequence ATGAGACGGCGTGCGTTTACCTTAACGGAGGTTTTGATTGCCTTAATTATCGTAGGCATCGTGGGGGGTTCTATTTTTGTTGCCCTCTATTCTTTTTTTGAGTCCTACGGTCATACGGAGGACTATGCGACGGCCCGTGAGGAGATCGAGGGTGCTTTTCAAGACCTTTCCCTCACGTTCAGTAACGTAGGCATGGGGATGCCCAATAATCGCGACGACGAGGGATCCTTTGCCGTCGCGTTTTCGGAGAACGACAACGCCCCTAAGGCCTCGGTAATGTCCCTGATGGGGGAGAAGGGCGCGGCTTGGGGGGGGCCTGTGACGGTGGCCGCCGGCGAATTGCCGGGTAAGGCCGTGAAGACCTTGGATGGCGGTTATTATTCCGGTTCGGAGCTCTATTATGCCTGGGCCATACCGACGGGGGTGCTTGTCAGTTCCGATTTCGGAAAGAGAATGAGAAAGCCGGGTACGCTCTCGACTCTTGAAAACTACAATGTGCTCTCTGACGACAGGGGGTACTGGTCCGGAGACAGCTTACATCTGAAGATGATAGGAGGGGGCGCCGTTCCGGTCAGTGCGGACGGTTGGATTGTTTTTCCGTCCTTTGGCGCCCCTCTTTGGGTGAGGGCGAATACGGCGGGTCATACTGCCGTTTCGGTCGCTCCGGGGGCCCATAAGAAAAAAGTGCTCCTGGGTGGTGTCCTCTATGGGCTGGAGGAGGTGCACCGTGTTCGGGCGGCGCGGCTGCGGGTAGCCTCGGGAGATCTGATTCAGGAGCTTTATGAGACCCCGCCCCAGGATCGGCCGAGTCGTGTGAGGGTGTTGGCCCGTAATATCGTCGGGGCGTGGTTTCGCTTCAATCCCAAGGACCGCATTCTGACTTTCAGTCTGGCGGCCAGAGGGCTGAACGTTACATTGGCTGAGCGTGCTTCCGGAGTACGTCCTCGAGGGTGGCCGGCCGGAGCCCCTGAAATTAGAGAGGGAAGGAACCATCGCATTCTGGTGGAGAGCATGACTTGGAGGATACGCAATTGA